The Gopherus evgoodei ecotype Sinaloan lineage chromosome 8, rGopEvg1_v1.p, whole genome shotgun sequence genome includes a region encoding these proteins:
- the LOC115656093 gene encoding LOW QUALITY PROTEIN: protocadherin alpha-3-like (The sequence of the model RefSeq protein was modified relative to this genomic sequence to represent the inferred CDS: substituted 1 base at 1 genomic stop codon): protein MAVFRRDSLVTRQLLRLVLLHTAWEVGSGQVRYSVPEESKHGTFVGRLAQDLGLEVVELVSRMFRMVSSGRRDYFEVNLQSGVLFVNSRLDREELCGQSPLCAIDLEVIVDKPLRIFHVEVEIQDINDNAPVFSVNEQNLSIAESLTLPGSHFPLEGASDADVGTNSLLTYKLSPNEYFTLDLQKNDEHSDGLVLVLKKSLDREDTPVHYFLLTATDGGKPELTGTVQLVITVLDVNDNAPVFNQSVYKTRLFENAADGTLVTKLDATDLDDGINKDISYSFSSFVPLSGRDVFTIESNTGEIRIKGQLDFEKNKVYDLQIQADDKGNLPLSGHCKVLIDILDVNDNAPELAVTSLSLPVPEHASPGTVVALISVSDRDSGDNGKVTCSIPPNLPFRLVSTFKNYHSLVLAEAVDRERVSEYKIVVTARDEGAPSLSASSSILVAISDVNDNAPAFPQPVYTVFVKENNPPGAHLLTVSASDPDLRENAFVSYSVVERSVGEQPLSSYISVHSESGHIYALQPLDYEELQVLQFQVSARDARLPSLCGNVTVQLFVLDGNDNAPAVSPAGSVRGSPGPELVPLSASAGHVVGKIRAVDADSGYNAWLRYEVQEPGAAGPFRVGVYSGEISTTRALEEADGPSQRLVILVKDHGEPALSATATVILSLVESPQAVKWDSRPRGGSEGPLVDMNVSLMIAICSMSGVFVLVIVVXVGLRCHPGPEVMCGPGKATVVCASEVGSWSYSQRQSRNLCVGQGTAKNDLMVFSPNFPNSAENGEKEKQQVMASNVYGTQGTMEPGKTLIRREKGMDLHPREVMAKEPGA, encoded by the coding sequence ATGGCTGTTTTCCGGCGAGACTCCCTGGTAACCAGGCAGCTGCTGCGGCTGGTTCTGTTGCACACGGCCTGGGAGGTGGGCAGCGGCCAGGTCCGTTATTCCGTGCCGGAGGAATCCAAACACGGCACCTTTGTCGGCCGCCTGGCCCAGgacctggggctggaggtggtggAGCTGGTGTCTCGGATGTTCCGGATGGTCTCCAGCGGCAGGAGAGACTATTTTGAGGTAAATTTGCAGAGCGGCGTTTTGTTTGTGAATTCGCGACTAGACAGGGAAGAGCTGTGCGGCCAGAGCCCCCTGTGCGCCATTGACCTGGAGGTGATAGTGGACAAACCCCTGAGGATATTTCACGTGGAAGTGGAGATACAGGATATAAACGACAATGCTCCTGTTTTTTCGGTAAACGAACAAAACCTGAGTATAGCAGAATCACTAACGCTTCCAGGTTCGCATTTCCCTCTAGAGGGCGCGTCTGACGCAGATGTTGGCACAAACTCTCTGCTAACCTATAAACTGAGTCCAAATGAATATTTCACTTTAGATTTGCAAAAGAACGACGAACACAGTGATGGTTTAGTCCTTGTATTAAAGAAATCCCTCGACAGAGAGGATACGCCTGTTCATTATTTCTTACTTACTGCTACCGATGGGGGCAAACCGGAGCTCACCGGCACAGTTCAGCTAGTGATCACGGTGCTGGATGTGAATGATAACGCGCCTGTATTTAATCAGTCCGTTTATAAGACCCGATTGTTCGAAAATGCAGCTGATGGGACATTAGTCACTAAACTCGACGCCACAGATTTGGATGACGGAATTAATAAGGATATTTCATACTCCTTCAGTAGTTTTGTTCCTCTAAGTGGAAGAGATGTCTTCACAATAGAATCGAATACGGGTGAGATCCGAATTAAAGGACAATTAGATTTCGAAAAAAATAAAGTATATGATCTCCAAATTCAGGCTGACGATAAAGGTAACCTTCCTTTGTCAGGACACTGCAAAGTTTTGATAGACATTTTGGACGTTAACGATAACGCCCCGGAGCTGGCTGTGACTTCCCTTTCCCTGCCGGTGCCGGAGCACGCTTCCCCGGGGACAGTGGTAGCTCTTATTAGCGTCTCTGATCGGGACTCGGGAGACAACGGGAAAGTCACCTGCTCCATCCCCCCGAACCTGCCCTTTCGGCTCGTCTCCACCTTTAAAAATTATCACTCGCTGGTGCTGGCGGAGGCCGTGGATCGGGAGCGAGTGTCTGAATATAAGATCGTGGTGACAGCTAGAGACGAAGGGGCCCCGTCTCTCTCggccagcagcagcattttggtggcgatcTCGGATGTGAACGATAACGCTCCCGCTTTCCCTCAGCCCGTTTACACGGTATTTGTGAAGGAAAACAACCCACCCGGGGCCCATCTCTTGACCGTGTCGGCCTCGGACCCGGACCTGCGGGAAAACGCCTTTGTGAGCTACTCGGTGGTGGAGCGAAGTGTGGGAGAGCAGCCCCTGTCCAGCTACATCTCGGTGCACTCGGAGAGCGGGCACATCTATGCCCTGCAGCCCTTGGACTACGaggagctgcaagtgctgcagTTCCAGGTGAGCGCGAGGGACGCCAGGTTGCCGTCGCTGTGCGGGAACGTGACTGTGCAGCTCTTTGTCCTGGATGGAAATGACAACGCGCCCGCAGTGTCCCCGGCTGGCTCGGTCCGCGGCTCGCCAGGGCCCGAGCTGGTTCCGCTGTCGGCCAGCGCAGGGCACGTGGTGGGCAAGATCCGAGCGGTGGATGCGGATTCCGGCTACAACGCGTGGCTTCGCTACGAAGTGCAGGAGCCCGGGGCTGCGGGGCCTTTCCGGGTGGGTGTGTACAGCGGGGAGATCAGCACGACGCGGGCCTTGGAGGAGGCGGACGGGCCCAGCCAGAGACTCGTGATCCTGGTGAAGGACCATGGGGAGCCGGCACTGTCCGCCACAGCCACTGTCATCCTGTCCCTGGTGGAGAGTCCCCAGGCTGTGAAATGGGACTCGAGGCCAAGGGGCGGGAGCGAAGGGCCCTTGGTTGACATGAACGTGTCTTTAATGATCGCCATTTGCTCGATGTCCGGGGTGTTTGTGCTGGTGATTGTCGTGTAGGTTGGGCTGAGATGCCACCCGGGTCCGGAAGTGATGTGCGGGCCTGGGAAAGCCACCGTGGTGTGCGCGAGCGAGGTGGGGAGTTGGTCCTATTCCCAGCGCCAGAGCCGGAACTTGTGTGTAGGGCAAGGCACCGCCAAGAATGACCTCATGGTTTTCAGCCCTAACTTTCCTAACTCTGCAGAGAAcggggagaaggagaaacagcaagTGATGGCGTCCAATGTCTATGGAACG